The following coding sequences are from one Gemmatimonadales bacterium window:
- a CDS encoding hemolysin family protein, with translation MTELIRGLPALAGLVMLAAAFVALAAQGDGELGARALARAPGAEPISAARALHIMHLTLMTVAAALAATGVRWWMYLALTALVRIVLVTLLVWAVGDLAPRLLASLAPELVPYARTIALRAMPVFGPLLRLAARVDHGPAPAAPTRPGAPTPHDMAAGVFSLASMTVSEVMTPRIDIVSVDLSESADDVIDTLRRSEHARLLVLDGNPDAVIGMLHAKDMLSRQQEHAATARWQELIRPAAFVPEAKRLDRQLRDFQRGQGHLAVVVDEFGGTAGLVTLEDVLEQIVGEIHDEHDVDEVQPVLRHDDGHYTVQGGIPLVDLEAELEHDFGQPQVATVGGLVLAEFGHVPKMGEARTIDGWRFVADLVVRRRVRRVTVWPVPAEVSE, from the coding sequence GTGACCGAACTGATCCGCGGCCTTCCCGCGCTCGCGGGGCTGGTGATGCTTGCCGCCGCCTTCGTCGCGCTGGCGGCGCAGGGCGATGGTGAACTTGGTGCGCGGGCGCTGGCCCGGGCGCCCGGCGCCGAGCCGATCTCTGCGGCGCGAGCACTGCACATCATGCATCTCACCCTCATGACCGTCGCTGCGGCGCTCGCGGCGACGGGAGTGCGTTGGTGGATGTATCTCGCGCTCACCGCGCTCGTCCGGATCGTCCTCGTCACACTGCTGGTATGGGCCGTGGGCGACCTCGCACCGAGGCTGCTGGCGTCGCTCGCGCCGGAGCTCGTTCCGTACGCGCGCACCATCGCGCTGCGGGCGATGCCGGTGTTCGGGCCGCTGCTGAGGCTCGCCGCTCGCGTCGATCACGGGCCGGCACCCGCGGCGCCGACGCGGCCCGGTGCACCGACGCCGCACGACATGGCCGCCGGTGTCTTCTCACTCGCATCGATGACAGTGTCCGAAGTGATGACGCCGCGCATCGATATCGTCTCGGTCGACCTCTCTGAAAGTGCCGACGACGTGATCGACACGTTGCGGCGGAGTGAGCATGCGCGGCTGCTGGTGCTCGACGGCAATCCGGACGCCGTGATCGGGATGCTGCACGCCAAGGACATGCTGTCCCGCCAGCAGGAGCACGCCGCGACGGCGCGTTGGCAGGAGCTGATCCGCCCGGCGGCGTTCGTGCCCGAGGCGAAACGGCTTGACCGGCAGCTGCGTGACTTTCAGCGCGGCCAGGGGCATCTCGCCGTCGTCGTGGACGAGTTCGGCGGCACGGCGGGGCTTGTCACGCTCGAAGATGTTCTCGAGCAGATCGTCGGCGAGATTCACGACGAGCACGACGTCGACGAAGTGCAGCCGGTGCTCCGCCATGATGATGGTCACTATACGGTGCAGGGAGGGATCCCGCTCGTCGATCTCGAGGCCGAGCTGGAGCACGACTTCGGCCAGCCACAGGTTGCCACGGTCGGCGGTCTGGTTCTCGCCGAGTTCGGGCATGTGCCGAAGATGGGTGAGGCGCGAACGATCGACGGGTGGCGCTTCGTCGCCGATCTCGTGGTGCGGCGGCGCGTGCGACGCGTCACCGTGTGGCCGGTGCCGGCGGAGGTTTCCGAATGA
- the ybeY gene encoding rRNA maturation RNase YbeY → MAAAPEVRVNGALGGLPVGAVDAAVRGVLRGERRRATVHVTFVGKHTMRALNARYLGHRGATDVLSFPLLQPDGAVTGDVYICRYAAARNAREHGVPVRHELLRLVIHGTLHVLGWDHPDGASRLQSAMWRRQEQYLAALT, encoded by the coding sequence ATGGCCGCCGCGCCGGAGGTGCGCGTCAACGGCGCGCTCGGCGGACTGCCGGTGGGCGCCGTCGACGCCGCGGTCCGCGGTGTCCTCCGCGGTGAACGCCGCCGCGCGACGGTTCACGTGACGTTTGTCGGCAAGCACACCATGCGCGCGCTCAACGCGCGCTATCTTGGCCACCGCGGCGCCACCGACGTGCTATCATTTCCATTACTACAGCCGGACGGTGCCGTGACCGGTGATGTCTATATCTGCCGGTATGCGGCGGCGCGGAACGCGCGCGAGCACGGCGTGCCCGTGCGCCACGAGTTGCTGCGCCTGGTGATTCACGGGACGCTGCACGTGCTGGGGTGGGATCATCCCGACGGGGCGTCGCGGCTGCAAAGCGCGATGTGGCGCCGGCAGGAGCAGTATCTGGCGGCCCTGACGTGA
- a CDS encoding magnesium transporter, which produces MTRAVVDDARELIALVRERRWSAVLHRAGTLAGADLADVLRSLRGDDRTEFITRLPPALAARAIAELPRDGGAAALLAALGDECAARIVAHLEDDDAADLLARVSAGHRDRILALLHHAADVGQLLRYDATSAGGLMTARVVTVVDSDRVALAVESVRRQAASIGDLTEIFVVDAQRRLRGILSIKALLLAEPVTTVRDHMVPDEAHVAPDAGQDQVVRMLTRYNLTSVPVVDGTGRLLGRVTADDVRDVTADQVAADLLRAGGLSAREGENPSWLAAVRGRLPWLYLNLLPSFVAAAVVYFFADSLLRAITLVVWMPVVAGAGGSAGTQALAVAARRRILNTNPSPRWTLLSREAVVGLVNGVAIGAVVAGVAVLLGESWKLGLVVLLAMTGNLCAATVAGALLPGALRRWGRDRWEASPALVSALADAVGFALLLGLASLVLL; this is translated from the coding sequence ATGACGCGCGCCGTGGTCGACGACGCGCGCGAACTCATCGCCCTGGTCCGGGAACGTCGCTGGTCTGCCGTGCTGCATCGCGCCGGCACACTGGCCGGTGCGGATCTCGCCGATGTCCTCCGATCGCTCCGTGGCGACGACCGCACCGAATTCATCACGCGTCTCCCGCCCGCGCTCGCGGCGCGAGCGATCGCCGAACTGCCGCGCGACGGCGGGGCCGCTGCGCTCCTCGCCGCGCTCGGCGATGAATGTGCCGCGCGCATCGTGGCGCATCTCGAGGACGATGACGCTGCCGACCTGCTCGCCCGGGTCAGTGCGGGTCATCGCGACCGAATCCTCGCGCTGCTGCATCATGCCGCGGATGTTGGTCAGCTCCTGCGCTACGACGCGACGTCTGCGGGCGGCCTGATGACCGCTCGCGTGGTCACCGTCGTCGACAGCGACCGCGTGGCGCTCGCGGTGGAATCGGTTCGCCGACAGGCGGCATCGATCGGCGACCTGACCGAGATCTTCGTGGTGGATGCGCAGCGACGCCTGCGAGGAATCCTCTCGATCAAGGCACTCCTCCTCGCCGAGCCGGTGACCACGGTTCGGGACCACATGGTCCCCGACGAGGCGCATGTCGCGCCTGATGCCGGGCAGGATCAGGTTGTCCGGATGCTGACGCGGTACAACCTGACCAGCGTACCGGTCGTCGATGGCACGGGTCGGCTGCTGGGACGCGTCACGGCCGACGACGTGCGCGATGTCACCGCTGACCAGGTTGCCGCCGACCTGCTCCGTGCCGGCGGCCTGTCCGCGCGCGAGGGGGAGAATCCGTCGTGGCTTGCGGCCGTCCGCGGCCGGCTTCCGTGGCTCTATCTCAACTTGCTGCCGTCGTTCGTCGCTGCCGCGGTCGTCTACTTCTTCGCCGATTCGCTGTTGCGTGCGATCACCCTCGTCGTCTGGATGCCGGTGGTAGCTGGCGCTGGCGGGAGCGCCGGGACCCAGGCGCTCGCCGTAGCTGCACGACGACGAATCCTCAATACGAATCCATCGCCGCGGTGGACGCTGCTCTCTCGCGAGGCAGTGGTGGGCCTGGTCAACGGCGTGGCGATCGGCGCGGTGGTCGCCGGCGTGGCCGTGCTGCTCGGCGAGTCGTGGAAGCTCGGCCTCGTCGTGCTGCTGGCGATGACCGGCAATCTCTGCGCGGCCACCGTGGCGGGCGCGCTGTTGCCGGGCGCGCTGCGCCGCTGGGGACGGGACCGCTGGGAGGCTTCACCGGCGCTGGTGAGCGCACTTGCCGATGCCGTCGGGTTTGCCCTGCTCCTCGGTCTCGCCTCGTTGGTCCTGCTCTGA
- the meaB gene encoding methylmalonyl Co-A mutase-associated GTPase MeaB produces MRDETLLAALLEGKVAALARAVSIVENGRSGFEGLLAGLHPRLGRARRIGLTGPPGAGKSTLIERLVGAFRADGLRVGVVAVDPTSPFTGGALLGDRIRMERVALDPGVYIRSMATRGSLGGLATATREVCDVLDAAGFDRIIVETVGVGQSELDVTRMADQTILVLVPESGDGIQTLKSGVIEAADLFVINKGDRPGAEKLRRELELALDLRMGRASRNVPAHHGAMKGVKSAPVVDDARWRPTVRISTAVAGDGITEIVAGLDEHWQWLEESGTLEQRRRARVAQRTRDVVERAMRRWVWHESHADEMITARLDDLAAGRVSPYELAGDIVAGLKEGARV; encoded by the coding sequence ATGCGCGATGAGACGTTGCTGGCGGCGCTGCTGGAGGGAAAAGTTGCGGCGCTGGCTCGCGCGGTCTCGATCGTCGAGAACGGCCGCAGCGGTTTTGAGGGATTGCTCGCTGGATTGCACCCGAGGTTGGGCCGGGCGCGGCGGATCGGGCTCACCGGGCCGCCGGGTGCCGGTAAATCGACGCTCATCGAACGATTGGTCGGGGCGTTCCGCGCCGACGGTCTGCGCGTCGGTGTGGTCGCGGTCGATCCAACCTCTCCGTTCACGGGCGGCGCCTTGCTGGGCGACAGGATTCGCATGGAGCGAGTCGCGCTCGATCCCGGCGTCTACATCCGTTCCATGGCGACGCGTGGTTCTCTCGGCGGCCTGGCGACCGCCACGCGCGAGGTATGCGACGTGCTCGACGCCGCCGGCTTTGATCGCATCATCGTCGAGACGGTCGGTGTCGGGCAATCCGAACTCGACGTGACACGGATGGCGGACCAGACGATCCTCGTCCTTGTGCCGGAGTCGGGCGACGGCATCCAGACATTGAAATCGGGCGTGATCGAAGCCGCCGACCTGTTCGTCATCAACAAGGGAGATCGCCCCGGTGCGGAAAAGCTTCGGCGCGAACTCGAACTCGCGCTCGACCTCAGGATGGGCCGCGCCTCGCGGAACGTGCCGGCGCATCATGGCGCGATGAAGGGCGTGAAATCGGCACCGGTGGTCGATGACGCACGCTGGCGTCCCACGGTCCGGATCAGCACCGCGGTCGCCGGCGACGGGATCACGGAGATCGTCGCCGGGCTCGATGAGCACTGGCAATGGCTGGAGGAGAGTGGCACGCTCGAGCAGCGTCGCAGGGCGCGGGTCGCTCAGCGCACGCGTGACGTGGTGGAACGGGCGATGCGGCGCTGGGTCTGGCACGAGTCGCACGCCGACGAGATGATCACGGCTCGCCTCGACGATCTCGCTGCGGGGCGCGTCAGCCCGTATGAACTTGCCGGTGACATCGTCGCCGGCCTCAAGGAAGGTGCCCGGGTATGA
- a CDS encoding CBS domain-containing protein, which translates to MSWLLLLLGLVLAFVSSAGAAALVTSARVALAEAIARRLRGAQESLAWIAVTERQVMAATSAASFGVALAGAAIPGVFSDLTVAELGVVVVLIGVPVTLLGGYLLPRWLTLPRAERVVEQLGALLAGLAAILGWVLPASGTDPADEIRALTREGSASGVGGEELVMVGGVMTFAVRPVKEVMTPRTDVVAIPQDAAYADVERTFAESGYTRLPVYGATLDEIVGMLHAFDLFKHQAGDVLPLRPVSFAPELRPAGDALLDMQRERQHLAVVVDEFGGTAGIVTLDDLLGALVGEIADEDDAPVTTIATAAVLEADAAMSPSAVGEHFGIELPRGEAVSFVGLLAELLGRIPATGERFALRGLEIDVLAASPTRVERVLVRRDAVAPVVIDRVGG; encoded by the coding sequence ATGAGCTGGCTGCTCCTTCTCCTCGGCCTGGTTCTCGCGTTCGTCAGTTCGGCGGGCGCCGCGGCATTGGTCACCAGTGCGCGCGTGGCATTGGCAGAAGCGATTGCGCGGCGCCTGCGCGGCGCCCAAGAGTCGCTCGCATGGATTGCGGTCACCGAGCGGCAGGTGATGGCTGCCACGTCTGCGGCGTCGTTCGGCGTCGCGCTGGCCGGCGCGGCAATTCCCGGAGTGTTCAGCGATCTGACCGTTGCGGAGCTGGGCGTCGTCGTCGTGCTGATCGGCGTCCCGGTCACGCTGCTCGGTGGATATCTCCTCCCGCGATGGCTGACGTTGCCCCGAGCCGAACGGGTCGTCGAGCAGCTCGGTGCATTGCTGGCAGGGCTCGCCGCCATTCTCGGCTGGGTCCTTCCGGCGAGCGGCACCGATCCGGCTGACGAGATCCGGGCGCTCACGCGGGAAGGGTCGGCGAGTGGCGTCGGCGGCGAGGAGCTGGTGATGGTCGGTGGGGTGATGACCTTCGCGGTCCGCCCGGTCAAGGAGGTCATGACGCCGAGAACCGACGTCGTCGCGATTCCGCAGGACGCGGCGTACGCGGATGTGGAACGCACCTTCGCCGAGAGCGGCTACACCCGCCTTCCGGTCTACGGCGCGACGCTGGATGAAATCGTCGGAATGCTGCACGCGTTCGATCTGTTCAAGCATCAGGCCGGCGACGTGTTGCCGCTCCGTCCCGTCTCGTTTGCGCCCGAGCTTCGACCGGCGGGCGACGCCCTGCTCGACATGCAGCGCGAACGGCAGCACCTGGCGGTGGTCGTCGATGAATTCGGCGGCACTGCCGGGATCGTCACGCTCGACGATCTCCTCGGCGCGCTCGTCGGCGAAATCGCCGACGAGGACGATGCTCCGGTCACCACCATCGCGACCGCTGCGGTGCTCGAGGCGGATGCCGCCATGTCGCCATCCGCGGTCGGCGAGCATTTCGGCATCGAGCTTCCGCGCGGCGAGGCGGTTTCGTTCGTGGGGCTCCTCGCCGAACTGCTCGGGCGCATCCCCGCCACCGGCGAGCGGTTCGCGTTGCGCGGACTCGAGATCGACGTCCTTGCGGCGTCGCCGACCAGGGTCGAACGGGTGCTGGTACGCCGGGACGCAGTCGCGCCGGTCGTCATCGACCGCGTCGGCGGATGA